In the Dolichospermum flos-aquae CCAP 1403/13F genome, TTAACGAAAAGTTAGTTTGTCATATTTTCAAAACCGTGAAAGGAATTGATTTACCTCGTCCTTTTCCTCGTCTTCCCTACGCGGAAGCGATGAACCGTTACGGAAGCGATAAACCAGATACCCGCTACGGTTTAGAATTAATTGATGTTTCCGACATTTTAAAAGATTCCGGTTTTAAAGTTTTTCGAGAAGCTGTTGCTAATGGTGGTATCATTAAAATTCTCCCCATTCCTAACGGTAACGATGCAATTTCTAATGTTCGCATTAAACCAGGTGGAGATATTTTCCGAGAAGCCGCAGAAGCAGGTGCGAAAGGTTTAGCATATATCCGCGTGCGGGAAAATGGCGAAATTGACACCATTGGCGCAATTAAAGATAATTTGACACCGGAACAAAAGCAGGAAATTTTAACAAGAACAGGTGCAAAAGCTGGACATTTGTTATTATTTGCGGCTGCTGATACAAACACCGTTAATAAAACTTTAGACAGAATTCGTCAATTTGTGGCTAAGGAATTTAAGTTAATTGAGAAAGACAAAATTAACTTCCTGTGGGTGACAGAATTCCCCATGTTTGAATGGAATGCTGATGAAAAACGTTTAGAAGCATTACATCACCCATTTACAGCGCCTCATCCTGATGATATCAATGATTTAAAAACCGCCCGCGCTCAAGCTTATGATTTGGTTTTAAATGGGTTTGAAGTTGGTGGGGGAAGTTTGCGAATTTATCAGCGAGAAGTTCAAGAACAGGTGTTTTCAGCTATTGGTTTATCAACGGAAGAAGCACAAAGTAAATTCGGCTTTTTGTTAGAAGCTTTTGAATATGGTACTCCTCCTCATGGTGGTATTGCTTACGGTGTAGATCGTTTGGTAATGTTGTTATCTGGAGAAGAATCAATTCGTGATGTGATTGCTTTTCCCAAGACTCAACAAGCTCGTTGTTTGTTAACAGATGCTCCTGCAAGTGTAGACGCAAAACAATTGAAAGAGTTGCACGTTGCTTCGACTTTTAAACCTAAGGTGTAAGGTTTGATTATGCCCTCTGCTTTTTGTGGGGGGTTTAATTTTGATTAAATTCTCACGCAAAGACGCAAAGGAAGAAGTTAGAAAGTTACATTTATTAATTTTCGGTAAGAGTTCCTACTAAAAGCCAGTGCGGTCTTTGGGTCTCCCCAAGTAGAGCAACTGGCGGTATAAGCACGTACCTTTGTGTAAACGTACTGAGTTTGGGAACCTGTGCAAACAGGATATTAGGATTGCAAAATCTTAAGAATCCCCATGTCTTTAGACCGGGGAGTGTCAAAGGATTCTGTTGGGTTGCGCTGTTGCTTAACCCAACCTACGGTGCTACAGTTTTACGGTTCTGGCTCAATTCCCAATTCCCTCAATTTAGCAGCTAATTTTTCTGCTCTTTGATATTCTCTATCTGCTCTTTGTCTTTCCTCCTTTGCTATTTGGCGTTCTTGTTCTGCTATTTGGCGTTCTTGTGCTGCTTGTTCTGAACTCCACAGTAGTAAATTACCTGATTTATCCCACCAACGCAGCCAGTTCATGGTTTGTCCCAACCTTTCCCCAGACCAAATTCCCAGATATAATTCCAATTGTGGAATCCACACCTGTC is a window encoding:
- the aspS gene encoding aspartate--tRNA ligase; protein product: MRTHYCGELRKEHIGETVTFYGWVDRRRDHGGVIFLDLRDRSGIVQIVSDPQRTPDSYEQANALRNEYVVAITGRVTQRPPESLNPRLPTGEVEIYADKIELLNAVRKQLPFQVSTADTETVREDLRLKYRYLDLRRERMAQNMQLRHQVIKAMRRYLEDLEGFIEVETPILTRSTPEGARDYILPSRVNEGEWFALPQSPQLFKQLLMVSGMDRYYQVARCFRDEDLRADRQPEFTQLDMEMSFMSEDEIIELNEKLVCHIFKTVKGIDLPRPFPRLPYAEAMNRYGSDKPDTRYGLELIDVSDILKDSGFKVFREAVANGGIIKILPIPNGNDAISNVRIKPGGDIFREAAEAGAKGLAYIRVRENGEIDTIGAIKDNLTPEQKQEILTRTGAKAGHLLLFAAADTNTVNKTLDRIRQFVAKEFKLIEKDKINFLWVTEFPMFEWNADEKRLEALHHPFTAPHPDDINDLKTARAQAYDLVLNGFEVGGGSLRIYQREVQEQVFSAIGLSTEEAQSKFGFLLEAFEYGTPPHGGIAYGVDRLVMLLSGEESIRDVIAFPKTQQARCLLTDAPASVDAKQLKELHVASTFKPKV